Proteins encoded within one genomic window of Brassica rapa cultivar Chiifu-401-42 chromosome A09, CAAS_Brap_v3.01, whole genome shotgun sequence:
- the LOC103839024 gene encoding glucose-1-phosphate adenylyltransferase large subunit 2, chloroplastic isoform X1: MAAMMKLQCTSSSPFGLNRKVVSDSGRDSSFWGAEVVKANHLKAQSGGPQKIQTRLIRSVLTPSVDQESHEPLLRTPRADPKNVASIILGGGAGTRLFPLTSKRAKPAVPIGGCYRLIDIPMSNCINSGIRKIFILTQFNSFSLNRHLSRTYNFGNGVNFGDGFVEVLAATQTSGDAGKKWFQGTADAVRQFIWVFEDAKTKNVEHVLILSGDHLYRMDYMNFVQKHIESNADITVSCLPMDESRASDYGLLKIDESGQIVQFSEKPKGDDLKAMQVDTTVLGLPPKEAAELPYIASMGVYVFRKEVLLNLLRSSYPTSNDFGSEIIPLAVKEHNVQAFLFNDYWEDIGTIGSFFDANLALTEQPPKFQFYDPKTPFFTSPRFLPPTKVDKCRILDSIVSHGCFLRECSVQHSIVGIRSRVESGVELQDTMMMGADFYQTEAEIASLLAEGKVPIGVGENTKIRYLIPNKAESSVVAIHCLTSVVLFKCRNCIIDKNAKIGKNVVIANADGVEEGDRPEEGFYIRSGITVVLKNATIRDGLVL; this comes from the exons ATGGCGGCCATGATGAAGCTTCAGTGTACTAGTAGTAGTCCCTTTGGTCTGAACAGAAAGGTTGTTTCTGACTCTGGAAGAGATAGTTCCTTCTGGGGAGCGGAGGTTGTCAAGGCTAATCATCTGAAGGCACAGAGTGGTGGACCTCAGAAGATTCAGACAAGGCTCATTCGCTCTGTTCTCACCCCATCTGTTGATCAAGAGTCTCAT GAGCCTCTGTTGAGAACTCCAAGAGCAGACCCAAAGAATGTGGCATCTATCATACTAGGTGGCGGTGCTGGGACTCGCTTGTTCCCTCTTACAAGCAAGAGAGCTAAACCTGCGGTGCCAATTGGAGGGTGTTACAGGCTGATAGATATACCAATGAGCAATTGCATCAACAGCGGTATTAGGAAGATCTTCATCTTAACTCAGTTCAACTCATTCTCTCTCAATCGCCACCTTTCTCGCACTTACAACTTTGGCAATGGAGTCAACTTCGGTGATGGTTTTGTTGAG GTTCTTGCTGCAACCCAAACTTCCGGAGATGCAGGAAAGAAATGGTTTCAGGGAACTGCTGATGCTGTTAGGCAGTTTATATGGGTCTTTGAG GATGCCAAGACAAAGAATGTGGAACATGTCTTGATCTTGTCTGGTGATCATCTCTATCGGATGGATTACATGAACTTTGTGCAG AAGCACATTGAGTCAAATGCTGATATCACAGTTTCTTGTCTTCCCATGGATGAGAG CCGTGCTTCGGATTATGGGCTGCTTAAAATTGACGAGTCTGGACAAATTGTCCAGTTCTCGGAAAAACCAAAGGGAGATGACTTAAAGGCAATG CAAGTTGACACTACAGTTCTTGGTCTGCCACCAAAAGAAGCTGCAGAGCTCCCATACATTGCATCGATGGGAGTTTATGTGTTTAGAAAAGAGGTTTTGCTAAATCTTCTAAGATCGAGTTATCCTACATCCAACGACTTTGGTTCTGAGATCATCCCGTTGGCCGTGAAAGAGCACAACGTCCAG GCATTTTTGTTCAACGACTATTGGGAGGATATTGGAACTATAGGATCATTCTTTGATGCCAACTTAGCTCTCACCGAACAG CCTCCTAAGTTCCAGTTTTACGATCCGAAAACTCCCTTCTTCACATCTCCACGGTTCTTGCCACCTACCAAAGTTGATAAATGCAGG ATACTCGACTCCATAGTTTCACATGGGTGTTTCTTGAGGGAGTGCAGTGTGCAGCACTCTATTGTGGGAATACGATCACGTGTAGAGTCTGGAGTAGAGCTTCAGGATACAATGATGATGGGAGCAGATTTCTACCAGACAGAAGCTGAAATCGCGTCTCTATTGGCGGAAGGGAAAGTCCCTATAGGTGTAGGCGAGAACACCAAGATCAGGTATCTGATTCCAAACAAAGCAGAGTCCTCTGTTGTAGCCATTCATTGTCTTACTAGTGTTGTATTGTTTAAATGCAGGAACTGTATCATTGACAAGAACGCCAAGATCGGGAAGAACGTGGTCATAGCGAATGCAGAT GGCGTGGAAGAAGGAGATAGGCCAGAGGAAGGGTTTTACATAAGATCAGGCATAACCGTTGTGTTGAAGAACGCTACCATTAGAGATGGTTTGGTTCTTTAA
- the LOC103839024 gene encoding glucose-1-phosphate adenylyltransferase large subunit 2, chloroplastic isoform X2, whose translation MAAMMKLQCTSSSPFGLNRKVVSDSGRDSSFWGAEVVKANHLKAQSGGPQKIQTRLIRSVLTPSVDQESHEPLLRTPRADPKNVASIILGGGAGTRLFPLTSKRAKPAVPIGGCYRLIDIPMSNCINSGIRKIFILTQFNSFSLNRHLSRTYNFGNGVNFGDGFVEVLAATQTSGDAGKKWFQGTADAVRQFIWVFEDAKTKNVEHVLILSGDHLYRMDYMNFVQKHIESNADITVSCLPMDESRASDYGLLKIDESGQIVQFSEKPKGDDLKAMQVDTTVLGLPPKEAAELPYIASMGVYVFRKEVLLNLLRSSYPTSNDFGSEIIPLAVKEHNVQAFLFNDYWEDIGTIGSFFDANLALTEQPPKFQFYDPKTPFFTSPRFLPPTKVDKCRILDSIVSHGCFLRECSVQHSIVGIRSRVESGVELQDTMMMGADFYQTEAEIASLLAEGKVPIGVGENTKIRNCIIDKNAKIGKNVVIANADGVEEGDRPEEGFYIRSGITVVLKNATIRDGLVL comes from the exons ATGGCGGCCATGATGAAGCTTCAGTGTACTAGTAGTAGTCCCTTTGGTCTGAACAGAAAGGTTGTTTCTGACTCTGGAAGAGATAGTTCCTTCTGGGGAGCGGAGGTTGTCAAGGCTAATCATCTGAAGGCACAGAGTGGTGGACCTCAGAAGATTCAGACAAGGCTCATTCGCTCTGTTCTCACCCCATCTGTTGATCAAGAGTCTCAT GAGCCTCTGTTGAGAACTCCAAGAGCAGACCCAAAGAATGTGGCATCTATCATACTAGGTGGCGGTGCTGGGACTCGCTTGTTCCCTCTTACAAGCAAGAGAGCTAAACCTGCGGTGCCAATTGGAGGGTGTTACAGGCTGATAGATATACCAATGAGCAATTGCATCAACAGCGGTATTAGGAAGATCTTCATCTTAACTCAGTTCAACTCATTCTCTCTCAATCGCCACCTTTCTCGCACTTACAACTTTGGCAATGGAGTCAACTTCGGTGATGGTTTTGTTGAG GTTCTTGCTGCAACCCAAACTTCCGGAGATGCAGGAAAGAAATGGTTTCAGGGAACTGCTGATGCTGTTAGGCAGTTTATATGGGTCTTTGAG GATGCCAAGACAAAGAATGTGGAACATGTCTTGATCTTGTCTGGTGATCATCTCTATCGGATGGATTACATGAACTTTGTGCAG AAGCACATTGAGTCAAATGCTGATATCACAGTTTCTTGTCTTCCCATGGATGAGAG CCGTGCTTCGGATTATGGGCTGCTTAAAATTGACGAGTCTGGACAAATTGTCCAGTTCTCGGAAAAACCAAAGGGAGATGACTTAAAGGCAATG CAAGTTGACACTACAGTTCTTGGTCTGCCACCAAAAGAAGCTGCAGAGCTCCCATACATTGCATCGATGGGAGTTTATGTGTTTAGAAAAGAGGTTTTGCTAAATCTTCTAAGATCGAGTTATCCTACATCCAACGACTTTGGTTCTGAGATCATCCCGTTGGCCGTGAAAGAGCACAACGTCCAG GCATTTTTGTTCAACGACTATTGGGAGGATATTGGAACTATAGGATCATTCTTTGATGCCAACTTAGCTCTCACCGAACAG CCTCCTAAGTTCCAGTTTTACGATCCGAAAACTCCCTTCTTCACATCTCCACGGTTCTTGCCACCTACCAAAGTTGATAAATGCAGG ATACTCGACTCCATAGTTTCACATGGGTGTTTCTTGAGGGAGTGCAGTGTGCAGCACTCTATTGTGGGAATACGATCACGTGTAGAGTCTGGAGTAGAGCTTCAGGATACAATGATGATGGGAGCAGATTTCTACCAGACAGAAGCTGAAATCGCGTCTCTATTGGCGGAAGGGAAAGTCCCTATAGGTGTAGGCGAGAACACCAAGATCAG GAACTGTATCATTGACAAGAACGCCAAGATCGGGAAGAACGTGGTCATAGCGAATGCAGAT GGCGTGGAAGAAGGAGATAGGCCAGAGGAAGGGTTTTACATAAGATCAGGCATAACCGTTGTGTTGAAGAACGCTACCATTAGAGATGGTTTGGTTCTTTAA